In Bacteroidota bacterium, one DNA window encodes the following:
- a CDS encoding DUF2441 domain-containing protein produces the protein MEVKDEIFYHCQRKNGLNKNWEIGDFINFSKKTENYYFSSLKECVLELKNSLSNIDLNPKIEKIEGIIHNEEFEKNIREKQILINNSKYYIDQINDYFNKTIQFQQETIFEFIRKEINPQLPSRQSCIWITETIEDLRKWSDMFKCPTILKLKLNGKIHKTSGKFIDIIQNRDLYTARLNATEYWRGKYNDRDEIEFLFEGNFEIVDKIK, from the coding sequence ATGGAAGTAAAAGATGAAATATTTTATCATTGCCAAAGAAAAAATGGATTAAACAAAAATTGGGAAATTGGAGATTTCATAAATTTCTCTAAAAAGACAGAGAATTACTACTTCTCATCCTTGAAAGAATGTGTTCTTGAATTAAAAAACAGCTTGTCTAATATTGATTTGAATCCTAAAATTGAGAAAATAGAAGGAATTATACATAACGAGGAATTTGAGAAAAACATAAGAGAAAAACAAATATTAATAAATAACTCAAAATATTACATTGACCAAATAAACGACTATTTCAACAAAACAATTCAATTTCAACAAGAAACAATATTTGAATTTATACGAAAGGAGATTAATCCACAATTACCATCAAGGCAGAGTTGTATCTGGATTACAGAAACAATAGAAGATTTACGTAAATGGTCAGACATGTTTAAATGTCCGACAATTCTCAAACTTAAATTAAATGGGAAAATACATAAAACAAGTGGGAAATTTATTGATATTATTCAAAATAGAGATTTATATACTGCTAGATTAAATGCGACAGAATACTGGAGAGGTAAATACAATGACAGAGATGAGATTGAATTTTTATTTGAAGGTAATTTTGAGATTGTAGATAAAATAAAATAA
- a CDS encoding NAD(P)-dependent alcohol dehydrogenase translates to MKAVLYNKKASPVKLSYTQIEKPVVKDSEVLIKIKVVSLNAADYRSMKMGLIPKNKIFGADIAGCIESVGTNVTQFKPGDEVMGDLAGFGFGGLAEYVAVPEKAIIIKPASISFEDAATLPMAATTALQALRNKGKIKKGHQVLIVGCAGGVGTFAIQLAKYFESEVTGVCSSKNVQQSFSLGADFVIDYSKEDFTKSDKRYHLILGINGNYPLLSYRKCLATGGIYVMVGGSLSQIAKSLLFGRVFSFGSKKMRSVAAKSTKEDLELLASLLDKGKIKPIIERRYTLEQATEAMNYLSQGHSSGKVVINIT, encoded by the coding sequence ATGAAAGCTGTACTTTATAATAAAAAAGCGTCTCCCGTAAAATTGAGTTATACTCAGATCGAAAAACCAGTAGTAAAGGACAGCGAAGTTTTAATCAAAATAAAAGTAGTTTCATTAAACGCCGCTGATTATCGTTCCATGAAAATGGGGCTCATCCCTAAAAACAAAATTTTTGGAGCCGATATTGCGGGTTGTATCGAATCGGTCGGCACGAACGTAACACAGTTTAAGCCGGGCGATGAAGTCATGGGCGACCTTGCGGGCTTTGGTTTCGGAGGTTTAGCCGAATATGTCGCCGTTCCTGAAAAAGCAATCATCATCAAACCCGCAAGCATTTCATTCGAAGATGCTGCTACCTTGCCTATGGCGGCAACAACAGCACTTCAGGCACTGCGCAACAAAGGCAAGATCAAAAAGGGCCATCAAGTTTTAATCGTGGGTTGCGCCGGCGGTGTGGGAACATTCGCCATTCAACTTGCCAAATATTTTGAGAGCGAAGTTACAGGCGTATGCAGCTCAAAAAATGTGCAACAATCCTTTTCGTTGGGTGCCGATTTTGTGATCGACTACAGCAAAGAAGATTTCACGAAAAGCGATAAACGTTATCACCTGATTTTAGGCATTAACGGGAATTACCCGCTTTTAAGCTATCGGAAATGTCTGGCTACGGGTGGTATTTATGTCATGGTTGGAGGCTCCCTGTCCCAGATTGCCAAATCATTGCTTTTTGGCCGGGTATTTTCATTTGGATCGAAAAAGATGCGGTCAGTAGCGGCAAAATCAACAAAAGAGGATTTGGAACTGCTGGCAAGCCTGCTTGATAAAGGCAAAATCAAACCCATCATCGAACGCAGGTACACGCTGGAACAAGCCACAGAGGCAATGAACTATTTAAGTCAGGGACACTCAAGCGGAAAAGTGGTCATCAACATCACCTAA
- a CDS encoding endonuclease/exonuclease/phosphatase family protein, protein MTFNIRYDNPNDHENSWEFRKNEVVGLIAYYHPDFLGIQEGLYHQVTFIQQHCANYNYIGIGRDDGDKKGEFSAIYFDTTKFSLIAQETFWLSEHPDTISVGWDASMERICTYGKFKNIITNETIHIFNTHFDHFGTLARKMSAELILQKIAAFGLIKEKVVVMGDLNAEPTSEPITLLRKALDYGFEIAEKKFYGPLGTFNGFNNTLATDNRIDYIFTKNLEIYSYRHIDDRRINNLCISDHFPVLIEIKWY, encoded by the coding sequence ATGACCTTTAATATCAGATATGATAACCCGAACGACCATGAAAATTCGTGGGAATTCAGAAAAAATGAAGTGGTCGGTTTAATCGCCTATTATCATCCCGATTTTCTGGGCATACAGGAAGGATTGTATCATCAGGTGACATTTATACAGCAGCATTGCGCCAACTATAACTATATCGGCATTGGCCGTGATGACGGGGATAAAAAAGGAGAATTTAGTGCCATTTATTTCGATACCACAAAATTCAGTCTGATTGCCCAGGAAACCTTTTGGCTTTCTGAGCATCCCGATACCATTTCGGTTGGTTGGGATGCTTCGATGGAACGGATTTGTACCTATGGGAAATTCAAAAATATAATCACGAATGAAACCATTCACATCTTTAATACCCATTTTGACCATTTTGGAACTTTAGCCCGAAAAATGTCGGCAGAATTGATTCTTCAAAAAATTGCAGCTTTCGGATTAATTAAGGAGAAAGTGGTTGTGATGGGAGATTTAAACGCTGAACCGACATCCGAACCCATCACCCTATTGAGGAAAGCGTTGGATTACGGATTTGAAATTGCCGAAAAGAAATTTTACGGTCCTTTAGGCACTTTTAACGGCTTTAATAATACCCTGGCGACAGATAATCGGATCGATTACATTTTTACCAAAAATTTAGAAATTTACAGTTATCGTCATATCGACGACAGGCGAATTAATAATCTTTGCATCTCCGATCACTTTCCGGTGCTGATTGAAATTAAATGGTATTAA